A single genomic interval of Helianthus annuus cultivar XRQ/B chromosome 13, HanXRQr2.0-SUNRISE, whole genome shotgun sequence harbors:
- the LOC110900628 gene encoding extensin-like translates to MNYYEGTKKAYVTNTAQHIDHLPQPPAVVTTRHQLPPTTTTVIGRPPPPPSTTTAATRHRKPPPPRPLPPPSADHHHHPALPPTATVDHHHPSTPLASNDHRHPDHDRHPPPATTTTLRGHLLLPSTTTTHRHRRHHHRSPSPPPATTDHRHPPPTTTIILRAYHQLLSTTTTHRRRHHHCCHLPPQTTTNPDNRRRHR, encoded by the exons atgaactATTACGAGGGAACGAAAAAAG CCTACGTCACAAACACCGCCCAACACATCGACCATCTACCACAACCACCTGCTGTCGTCACCACCCGCCACCAACttccgccgaccaccaccaccgtcatcgGCCGCCCGCCGCCACCGCCATCGACTACCACCGCTGCCACCCGCCATCGCAAACCACCGCCACCCCGACCACTACCGCCACCCTctgccgaccaccaccaccatcctgcGCTGCCACCAACCGCTaccgtcgaccaccaccacccatcgacGCCACTCGCTAGCAACGACCACCGCCACCCCGACCACGACCGCCACCCtccgccggccaccaccaccaccctccgCGGCCACCTCCTGCTACCGTCAACCACCACAACCCACCGTCATCGTCGCCACCACCATCGATCACCATCGCCGCCACCTGCAaccaccgaccaccgccacccTCCGCCGACCACTACCATCATCCTCCGCGCCTACCACCAGCTACtgtcgaccaccaccacccatcgtcgCCGCCACCACCATTGCTGCCACTTGCCACCGCAGACCACCACCAACCCCGACAATCGCCGCCGCCACCGCTAA